One window of the Trypanosoma brucei gambiense DAL972 chromosome 5, complete sequence genome contains the following:
- a CDS encoding oligosaccharyl transferase subunit, putative,(fragment), with translation MAAMLLTFYMWVRSLRSSSSWPIGALAGVAYGYMVSTWGGYIFVLNMVAFHASVCVLLDWARGTYSVSLLRAYSLFFVIGTALAICVPPVEWTPFRSLEQLTALFVFVFMWALHYSEYLRERARAPIHSSKALQIRARIFMGTLSLLLIVAIYLFSTGYFRPFSSRVRALFVKHTRTGNPLVDSVAEHHPASNDDFFGYLHVCYNGWIIGFFFMSVSCFFHCTPGMSFLLLYSILAYYFSLKMSRLLLLSAPVASILTGYVVGSIVDLAADCFAASGTEHADSKEHQGKARGKGQKEQITVECGCHNPFYKLWCNSFSSRLVVGKFFVVVVLAICGPTFLGSNFRIYSEQFADSMSSPQIIMRATVGGRRVILDDYYVSYLWLRNNTPEDARILSWWDYGYQITGIGNRTTLADGNTWNHEHIATIGKMLTSPVKESHALIRHLADYVLIWAGYDGSDLLKSPHMARIGNSVYRDICSEDDPLCTQFGFYSGDFSKPTPMMQRSLLYNLHRFGTDGGKTQLDKNMFQLAYVSKYGLVKIYKVMNVSEESKAWVADPKNRKCDAPGSWICAGQYPPAKEIQDMLAKRIDYEQLEDFNRRNRSDAYYRAYMRQMG, from the coding sequence ATGGCGGCGATGCTTCTGACGTTCTACATGTGGGTACGATCGTTACGCAGCTCAAGTTCGTGGCCCATTGGCGCTTTAGCTGGTGTGGCATACGGGTACATGGTGTCCACGTGGGGTGGTTATATTTTCGTGCTGAACATGGTAGCCTTCCACGCTTCTGTATGTGTACTGCTTGATTGGGCTCGTGGGACATACAGCGTCAGTTTGCTGAGGGCGTATTCACTGTTTTTTGTCATTGGCACTGCCCTTGCGATTTGCGTACCGCCAGTGGAGTGGACGCCCTTCCGGTCGCTGGAGCAACTGACAGCATTGTTTGTCTTCGTTTTCATGTGGGCACTCCACTACTCGGAATACCTGCGTGAGCGTGCCCGAGCGCCCATTCACTCTTCTAAAGCACTTCAGATCCGTGCCCGCATTTTCATGGGCACACTCTCCTTGCTGTTGATTGTGGCTATCTACCTATTTTCGACAGGATACTTCAGGCCGTTTTCTTCTCGTGTCCGTGCGTTGTTCGTGAAACATACGCGTACCGGAAATCCCCTCGTGGATTCTGTGGCTGAGCACCATCCGGCGTCGAATGATGATTTCTTTGGTTACCTTCATGTATGTTACAACGGCTGGATAAttggcttttttttcatgtccGTGTCGTGCTTTTTCCATTGTACGCCGGGAATGTCGTTCCTGCTGTTGTACTCTATACTTGCGTACTACTTCTCTCTCAAGATGAGTCGTCTGCTGTTACTTTCTGCACCTGTGGCTTCCATACTCACTGGCTATGTCGTGGGATCTATTGTTGACCTTGCAGCAGATTGTTTCGCCGCTTCCGGAACAGAGCACGCCGACAGTAAGGAGCATCAAGGGAAAGCCCGTGGTAAGGGACAGAAGGAACAAATCACTGTCGAGTGTGGGTGCCATAATCCCTTCTACAAATTATGGTGcaattcattttcctcccgcCTGGTAGTTGGTAagttttttgtcgttgttgtccTTGCCATCTGTGGACCCACATTTCTTGGGTCTAACTTCCGGATATATTCTGAGCAATTCGCAGACAGCATGTCGAGCCCCCAGATTATAATGAGGGCAACTGTCGGTGGACGACGAGTTATCTTGGATGATTACTACGTGTCGTACTTGTGGCTGCGAAACAATACGCCTGAAGATGCCCGTATTCTCTCATGGTGGGACTACGGGTATCAAATCACTGGAATTGGCAATCGCACAACCCTTGCGGATGGTAACACATGGAATCACGAGCATATAGCAACTATTGGAAAGATGCTTACATCCCCTGTGAAGGAGTCACATGCTCTTATACGCCATCTCGCTGATTATGTGCTGATATGGGCCGGTTATGATGGCAGCGATTTACTTAAATCGCCACACATGGCTCGGATAGGCAACAGTGTATATCGCGATATATGCTCAGAGGATGATCCGCTGTGTACGCAGTTCGGGTTTTATAGTGGTGACTTCAGTAAACCTACGCCTATGATGCAGCGGTCCCTATTATACAATCTGCACAGGTTTGGTACGGATGGCGGGAAGACACAACTGGATAAGAACATGTTTCAGCTCGCCTACGTGTCAAAGTATGGTTTGGTGAAGATCTACAAGGTGATGAATGTGAGTGAAGAGAGCAAGGCGTGGGTTGCAGACCCAAAGAACCGTAAGTGCGATGCACCTGGATCTTGGATATGCGCCGGCCAGTACCCGCCAGCGAAGGAGATCCAAGACATGTTAGCGAAGAGGATTGACTACGAACAACTCGAGGATTTCAATCGCCGCAATCGAAGTGACGCTTATTATCGTGCGTATATGCGTCAGATGGGTTAG
- a CDS encoding 65 kDa invariant surface glycoprotein,(fragment), whose protein sequence is MIRYSLVAVTFAGLLLRVVETNEEAKLNREGALALCKLTDLAKTVEKRRADKIKNKTEGFAGDIQWWLESLERWLKTLQDPAHSNDGYSKLSDADTKKVKDIYEKAKDKLKEKLPEAEQWSEEAKKHCQAVTEAAKKARGWELNDEGQNSSGLHQVLEWYCGKKGEMHKALAVRVLRSKPINQGRKGYH, encoded by the coding sequence ATGATAAGGTATTCCTTGGTTGCGGTTACCTTTGCAGGTTTACTGCTACGAGTGGTGGAAACAAATGAGGAAGCGAAGTTGAACAGAGAAGGTGCGTTGGCGCTGTGTAAGCTGACGGATCTTGCTAAAACtgtagaaaaaagaagggcagacaagataaaaaataaaaccgaAGGTTTTGCGGGTGATATACAGTGGTGGTTGGAAAGCTTGGAACGCTGGTTGAAAACGCTGCAGGACCCTGCACACAGTAACGATGGCTATTCGAAACTTTCGGACGCTGATACTAAAAAGGTGAAGGATATATACGAAAAGGCAAAGGATAAATTAAAGGAGAAGCtgccagaagcagaacagtGGAGCGAGGAAGCGAAAAAACACTGCCAGGCTGTGACCGAGGCAGCAAAAAAGGCGCGAGGATGGGAACTTAATGATGAGGGCCAAAATTCCAGTGGACTTCACCAGGTTTTGGAGTGGTACTGcgggaagaagggagaaatGCACAAAGCACTAGCTGTGAGGGTATTACGTTCCAAACCCATTAACCAGGGACGGAAAGGATACCATTGA
- a CDS encoding 64 kDa invariant surface glycoprotein, putative — protein sequence MIRCSLVAVTFAGLLLRVVVANSNAKLTKDGALALCKLTDVADLVATKKADKIRKDTEGFADELKLWLDRLEHWLQTLETRAHSNNGYSKLSDADTKKVKEIYEKAKGKVSEQLPKAKEFGEEAGKRHQEVTEAAKRARGWGLDDEGQNSSGLHQLLEWYCGTKEDNANNQKCDGVKVKEHYLGRERNPIDCKGTGSTVPFYLDVTSGTMKEALENWERKKPKSDGEPVNNNWKANYDSAVKKMEELEESHEKGKKTVNDVSGFYNAAYALHSGLSAGKPLSEVLVEAKEASRKGAKFTNPGGAAPETTHRGVGTSTGEGGATETTGGTSTTISTGTGTGTTSGTEPEVVGADADFGDLLETSDRSALSSKIKESKVILMAVLIPVAILAIITAVVLVFVRRRRGNAEDVIDEKGEAVSSPDKKGGATSPCYRKE from the coding sequence ATGATAAGGTGTTCCTTGGTTGCGGTTACCTTTGCAGGTTTACTGCTACGAGTGGTGGTAGCGAACTCGAATGCAAAGTTGACCAAAGATGGTGCGTTGGCGCTGTGTAAGCTGACGGATGTCGCTGATCTTgttgcaacaaaaaaagcagataAAATCAGAAAGGACACTGAAGGTTTCGCAGATGAGTTGAAACTCTGGCTGGACAGGTTGGAACACTGGTTACAAACGCTGGAAACCCGTGcacacagcaacaacggcTATTCGAAACTTTCGGATGCTGATACTAAAAAGGTAAAGGAAATATACGAAAAGGCGAAAGGTAAAGTGAGTGAACAACTCCCGAAAGCGAAAGAATTTGGCGAGGAAGCTGGAAAACGCCATCAGGAGGTGACCGAGGCAGCAAAGAGGGCGCGAGGATGGGGACTTGATGATGAGGGTCAAAACTCAAGTGGACTTCACCAGCTTTTAGAGTGGTACTGCGGAACGAAGGAAGATAATGCAAACAATCAGAAGTGTGATGGTGTTAAAGTAAAAGAACACTACTTAGGGCGGGAAAGGAACCCAATTGATTGCAAAGGAACGGGTTCTACAGTGCCGTTTTACCTGGATGTGACATCAGGGACGATGAAAGAGGCCTTAGAGAATTGGGAGAGGAAGAAGCCAAAAAGCGACGGTGAGCCAGTCAACAACAACTGGAAGGCCAACTACGACTCagctgtaaaaaaaatggaggaacTCGAAGAGTCACacgaaaaggggaaaaagacagTTAACGATGTATCTGGCTTTTATAATGCAGCGTACGCTCTTCATAGTGGATTGAGTGCAGGCAAGCCACTCAGCGAAGTTTTGGTCGAAGCCAAGGAAGCAAGCAGAAAGGGTGCAAAATTCACTAACCCTGGAGGTGCCGCTCCCGAGACCACACACCGAGGGGTTGGCACTTCAACTGGAGAGGGTGgggcaacagaaacaacaggaggaacatcaacaacaatatcaacaggaacaggaacaggaacaACAAGTGGAACCGAACCAGAGGTCGTTGGAGCTGATGCGGACTTCGGTGACCTCCTGGAGACTAGTGATAGATCAGCACTAAGCAGTAAGATCAAGGAAAGCAAGGTAATACTTATGGCTGTTCTCATACCTGTCGCTATCCTCGCGATTATTACAGCCgtggtgcttgtgtttgtgagacGAAGAAGAGGTAATGCTGAAGATGTAATTGATGAGAAAGGTGAGGCAGTTTCTTCACCTGACAAAAAGGGTGGGGCAACCTCTCCATGTTACAGGAAGGAATGA